In Microbacterium maritypicum, the following are encoded in one genomic region:
- a CDS encoding glycosyltransferase family 2 protein produces MSTEHGRLAVVVVNYASAKLLQRNLVVVAREARAIDPDATVIVVDNWSTADERRAAEDVARANEWTLIAPQSNTGFGGGVNIGVERALADGATDVLVINPDAHIDRESLRLLESTTAASRTTLASPVISDSDGRTWFAGIDLLLDDGTMRARRKRVAGDPQPFEPWLSGACLWITREVWELAGGFDDDYFLYWEDVDFSRKVVSAGGSLALVEDASAVHDEGGTQRADPGVSRAKSETYYYYNIRNRMLFAVRHLDEAGVRRWRRSIPRTAREVILRGGRRQLIQSAAPIRAYLRGVREARRIARTPETDRKGRKWS; encoded by the coding sequence GTGTCAACCGAGCACGGTCGGCTCGCCGTGGTGGTCGTGAACTACGCCTCGGCGAAGCTTCTGCAGCGCAATCTGGTGGTCGTCGCGCGCGAGGCGCGGGCGATCGACCCCGACGCGACGGTGATCGTGGTCGACAACTGGTCCACCGCTGACGAGCGTCGAGCCGCGGAAGACGTCGCGAGGGCGAACGAGTGGACGCTGATCGCGCCCCAGTCCAACACGGGCTTCGGCGGCGGTGTGAACATCGGCGTGGAGCGCGCGCTCGCCGATGGGGCGACCGACGTCCTCGTCATCAACCCGGATGCGCACATCGACCGCGAGTCGCTGCGCCTGCTGGAATCCACCACTGCGGCTTCCCGGACGACACTCGCCTCACCGGTCATCTCCGACTCGGATGGGCGTACGTGGTTCGCCGGTATCGATCTCCTGCTCGACGACGGAACGATGCGCGCGCGACGTAAACGCGTGGCGGGCGACCCGCAGCCGTTCGAACCCTGGCTGAGCGGCGCATGCCTGTGGATCACGCGCGAGGTCTGGGAGCTCGCGGGCGGATTCGATGACGACTACTTCCTGTACTGGGAGGATGTCGACTTCTCGCGGAAGGTCGTGTCGGCCGGCGGATCGCTGGCGCTCGTCGAGGACGCGAGTGCGGTCCACGACGAGGGCGGCACGCAGCGCGCCGACCCCGGGGTCTCGCGAGCGAAATCGGAGACCTACTACTACTACAACATCCGAAACCGGATGCTCTTCGCCGTACGTCACCTCGACGAGGCGGGCGTGCGTCGCTGGCGCCGCTCGATCCCGAGGACAGCTCGCGAGGTGATCCTCCGCGGCGGACGCCGTCAGCTGATCCAGTCGGCCGCTCCGATCCGCGCCTACCTTCGCGGGGTGCGAGAGGCTCGGCGGATCGCACGCACCCCGGAGACCGATCGGAAGGGCAGGAAATGGTCGTAG
- a CDS encoding polysaccharide biosynthesis tyrosine autokinase translates to MGESRVSLRVIASSLRKFWWLIVLSAVLGAAGSYGYASLQTPLFQATTSLYFALNQGTSASDLNQGSVYTQSQMLSFAQLATSSRVLDPVIEELDLDTTARALARDIEVSIPQSTVTLRVTGIADDAEASADLANAVADQLIVAVKDVAPKDPQGESTITAQVIDDAVVPEFQFTPSKPRDALLGGFLGGVLGLAVAILIGVLDTRVRNEETLTQAGGDPVLGVVSKSPLLVTRGIAVAQEPLGHTSEEFRRIRSALAYANVSSRVKVLLVTSGMPAEGKSTVSVNLAMTLAGLRNSVLLIDADMRRPRAHEHAGIDGSIGLTSVLLDEVEFEVAKHSVADSTLDILPAGTVPPNPAELLTSSRMAQLLDFAAAEYDYVVIDSPPTLSVADANLFATQTDGVILVVDATKTRRAALTKSIRSLESGGARILGTVLNRARPDRHRSEYYSD, encoded by the coding sequence ATGGGCGAGAGCCGGGTCAGTCTGCGTGTCATCGCGAGTTCGTTGCGCAAGTTCTGGTGGCTGATCGTGCTGTCCGCCGTTCTCGGCGCAGCGGGGTCCTACGGATACGCGTCGCTGCAGACGCCGCTCTTCCAGGCGACGACCTCCCTGTATTTCGCTCTCAACCAGGGAACCAGCGCCTCAGACCTCAACCAGGGATCGGTGTACACGCAGAGCCAGATGCTGTCGTTCGCTCAGCTCGCCACCAGCTCGCGCGTGCTCGATCCCGTCATCGAAGAGCTCGACCTCGACACCACTGCGCGTGCTCTGGCCCGGGACATCGAGGTGTCGATCCCGCAGAGCACTGTCACGCTCCGGGTCACCGGAATCGCGGACGACGCAGAAGCATCGGCCGACCTGGCGAACGCCGTCGCCGACCAGCTCATCGTGGCCGTCAAGGACGTGGCTCCCAAGGATCCGCAGGGGGAGTCCACGATCACCGCGCAGGTGATCGACGACGCGGTCGTGCCGGAGTTCCAGTTCACCCCGAGCAAGCCTCGTGATGCCCTTCTCGGCGGCTTCCTCGGCGGGGTGCTCGGCCTGGCCGTCGCCATCCTGATCGGGGTGCTCGACACCCGGGTGCGCAACGAGGAGACGCTCACACAGGCGGGGGGCGACCCCGTGCTCGGTGTCGTGTCGAAGTCCCCGCTGCTGGTCACGCGCGGCATCGCCGTGGCACAGGAGCCGCTGGGGCACACCTCGGAGGAGTTCCGTCGCATCCGCTCCGCGCTCGCATATGCGAATGTGTCGTCGCGCGTGAAGGTGCTCCTGGTCACGTCGGGCATGCCGGCCGAGGGCAAGTCGACGGTGTCGGTGAACCTGGCCATGACGCTCGCGGGTCTCCGCAACTCCGTGCTGCTGATCGACGCCGACATGCGCCGCCCGCGTGCGCACGAGCACGCCGGCATCGACGGCTCGATCGGTCTCACGAGCGTGCTGCTCGACGAGGTCGAGTTCGAGGTGGCCAAGCACAGCGTCGCCGACAGCACGCTGGACATCCTGCCCGCCGGCACCGTGCCTCCCAACCCCGCCGAACTTCTCACGTCGTCGCGCATGGCGCAGCTGCTCGATTTCGCCGCAGCGGAGTACGACTACGTCGTGATCGACTCTCCCCCGACGCTGAGCGTCGCGGACGCGAATCTCTTCGCCACCCAGACCGACGGTGTCATCCTCGTCGTCGACGCGACCAAGACGCGCCGTGCCGCGCTGACGAAGAGCATCAGGTCGCTCGAGTCGGGTGGCGCACGCATCCTCGGGACCGTGCTGAACAGGGCCCGCCCCGACCGTCATCGTAGCGAGTACTACAGCGATTGA
- a CDS encoding glycosyltransferase, with protein sequence MTRGPESSDMIAVTIGIPTYRRPELLEALLLALPPRIAECAALGVEIDVLVVDNDGTGSAREVAERADLPMRYVVEPTPGIAAARNRILDECDGRDLVAFIDDDEIPREHWLSSLLTVWRDHNADAVMGRVISVFEEDVDPWLLTSGTFRRPIRKTGTVLEVAAAGNLLLDLRCIRRLGLRFDQTLGLGGGEDTLFSRQLARRGGLIVWCNESETEDLVVAARLSRAWAAQRAFSSANANTRIELQLTDGALRRGALRVRALLGGVIRIVAGVLRRGFGAVTSNIDHHARGTRIAHRGRGMVAAAFGRRYDEYRRPSEDDTTMTDPASTIRVMQSLGAPRPTTNPYNKMLDEALGSTEGLERLRFSWGTALFGRYDAFHWHWPEAKLHGSTWWKSTGKFLLTTALVFRHRLSRRIAVVRTVHNIELPDDNAPRLWLLRFIDRHTDYRIVINETTPLPPGTPHSLILHGHYRDWYAKFPAAERVPGRLGSFGGVRRYKGLEGFIDAYAEAVTTEPTLSLKIGGRPSTPELGDDLRARTAGLPGVELHLDFLTDAELVQLASSSELIVLAYRFMHNSGSVLAALSMARPVLVPRNEANEALAREVGAAWVLMYDGDLDAPTVVEAWRAASTLTGSPDLSRRDWADAGRAHRDAFREGVAHKRRLR encoded by the coding sequence ATGACCAGGGGACCGGAATCGAGCGACATGATCGCGGTGACGATCGGCATACCTACCTACCGGAGGCCGGAGCTCCTGGAGGCGCTGCTCCTCGCGCTCCCTCCGCGCATCGCGGAATGTGCTGCGCTCGGGGTCGAGATCGATGTGCTGGTCGTCGACAACGACGGCACTGGGTCCGCGCGCGAGGTCGCGGAGCGCGCAGATCTGCCGATGCGCTACGTCGTCGAACCGACCCCGGGTATCGCGGCAGCCCGCAACCGAATCCTGGATGAATGCGACGGACGCGATCTGGTCGCCTTCATCGACGACGACGAGATCCCGCGGGAGCACTGGCTCTCGTCTCTCCTCACCGTCTGGCGCGACCACAACGCTGATGCGGTGATGGGACGCGTGATCTCGGTCTTCGAGGAGGACGTCGATCCCTGGCTGCTCACCTCCGGCACTTTTCGACGACCGATACGAAAGACCGGCACCGTCCTCGAAGTCGCGGCGGCAGGAAACCTCCTGCTCGATCTGCGCTGCATCCGCCGGCTCGGCCTCCGCTTCGATCAGACGCTCGGGCTCGGCGGCGGCGAAGACACCCTCTTCTCTCGGCAGCTGGCGCGCCGGGGCGGCCTGATCGTGTGGTGCAACGAGTCCGAGACCGAGGACCTCGTCGTCGCCGCGAGACTCAGCCGGGCCTGGGCCGCGCAGCGCGCGTTCAGCTCTGCGAACGCGAACACGAGGATCGAGCTGCAGCTGACCGACGGTGCGCTGCGCCGAGGCGCGCTGCGCGTACGCGCATTGCTGGGCGGTGTCATCCGCATCGTCGCCGGCGTCCTTCGGCGGGGTTTCGGCGCGGTCACCTCGAACATCGACCATCACGCCAGAGGCACCCGCATCGCGCACCGCGGCCGCGGGATGGTCGCAGCCGCCTTCGGCCGCCGTTACGACGAGTACCGCCGCCCATCGGAGGATGACACCACCATGACAGACCCCGCATCGACCATCCGCGTGATGCAGTCGCTCGGCGCACCGCGCCCGACGACGAACCCGTACAACAAGATGCTCGACGAAGCGCTCGGGTCCACCGAGGGCCTCGAACGGCTGCGCTTCTCGTGGGGCACGGCACTCTTCGGGCGCTACGACGCCTTCCACTGGCACTGGCCCGAGGCCAAGCTGCACGGCTCGACCTGGTGGAAGTCCACCGGTAAGTTCCTCCTCACCACCGCGCTCGTCTTCCGGCACCGCCTCTCGAGGCGGATCGCCGTGGTGCGGACGGTGCACAACATCGAGCTCCCCGATGACAACGCGCCACGGTTGTGGCTGCTGCGCTTCATCGATCGCCACACCGACTACCGGATCGTCATCAACGAGACGACGCCGCTCCCGCCGGGGACGCCGCACAGCCTGATCCTGCACGGGCACTACCGCGACTGGTACGCGAAGTTCCCGGCGGCCGAGCGGGTGCCCGGTCGACTCGGATCATTCGGCGGGGTCCGCCGCTACAAGGGCCTGGAAGGGTTCATCGACGCCTATGCGGAGGCCGTCACGACCGAGCCGACGCTGAGCCTGAAGATCGGCGGGCGCCCGTCCACCCCCGAACTCGGCGACGACTTGAGGGCGCGGACCGCGGGCCTTCCCGGCGTCGAGCTGCACCTCGACTTCCTCACCGATGCCGAACTCGTCCAGCTTGCGAGCTCATCCGAGCTCATCGTGTTGGCGTACCGGTTCATGCACAACTCGGGTAGCGTGCTCGCCGCCCTGTCGATGGCGCGCCCGGTACTGGTGCCGCGCAACGAGGCGAACGAGGCGCTGGCGCGCGAAGTGGGCGCCGCGTGGGTGCTCATGTACGACGGCGACCTCGACGCGCCGACCGTCGTGGAGGCGTGGCGTGCCGCGTCGACGCTGACCGGCTCGCCTGACCTGTCGCGCCGTGACTGGGCGGATGCCGGCCGTGCGCACCGGGATGCGTTCCGCGAGGGCGTCGCCCACAAAAGACGGCTCCGCTGA
- a CDS encoding CDP-alcohol phosphatidyltransferase family protein, giving the protein MVVDAYRRLARAQKGHARGAPAYSVYVNRRIGRVLAAVAYRIGLTPNQVSIISAVHSFVAIGLIAFGPVNVPMGFLIAVLLVLGYAWDSADGQVARLRGGGSPQGEWLDHFIDTLKIASLHLGVLIGLYRVLPETPVLLLIPIVFSIVASTTFSGMLLNDLLKGKHAVASTHERGGGTLVRSLVLLPTDFGLVCLVFVLWGWTPAFLIGYGLLCTAAVLFLALAAVKWFREIGKLGADA; this is encoded by the coding sequence ATGGTCGTAGACGCATACCGACGTCTCGCGCGCGCGCAGAAGGGCCATGCGCGTGGCGCCCCCGCGTACTCCGTGTACGTGAATCGTCGTATCGGACGAGTCCTCGCCGCCGTCGCCTACCGCATCGGGCTCACGCCGAACCAGGTCTCGATCATCAGTGCGGTGCACTCCTTCGTCGCGATCGGGCTGATCGCCTTCGGACCGGTGAACGTGCCCATGGGCTTCCTGATCGCCGTGCTGCTCGTGCTCGGCTATGCCTGGGATTCCGCCGACGGCCAGGTCGCGCGTCTCCGCGGCGGGGGCAGTCCGCAGGGCGAGTGGCTCGACCATTTCATCGACACGCTCAAGATCGCGTCCCTCCACCTCGGGGTACTGATCGGGCTCTACCGGGTCCTCCCGGAGACACCGGTACTGCTGCTGATCCCGATCGTGTTCAGCATCGTCGCCTCGACGACCTTCTCCGGGATGCTCCTCAACGACCTCCTCAAGGGGAAGCACGCTGTGGCGTCGACCCACGAGCGCGGCGGAGGCACGCTCGTGCGATCGCTCGTCCTGCTGCCCACCGACTTCGGCCTCGTCTGCCTCGTCTTCGTGCTGTGGGGGTGGACGCCGGCGTTCCTCATCGGCTACGGCCTGCTGTGTACCGCCGCGGTCCTGTTCCTCGCGCTCGCCGCGGTCAAGTGGTTCCGCGAGATCGGGAAGCTCGGTGCCGACGCATGA
- a CDS encoding PKD domain-containing protein produces MGNTTITKRALGALASVVTAALLVAGMTTLGAQAASAADVSPPPLLQRDENVVTSDPIPTVQIDNGYVWSQTTIGSTVYAVGKFDNARAPLAVPGTSLTARSNVLAYDINTGQLLSFAPQVNGVIKAVAASPDGSRIYIGGSFNSVNGQARWNFAALDAVTGQLVPGFNPSIGGSGVYAMATSGSSVYVGGLFTQGNGTARKNLAAFNAANGALLGWAPQTDLQVDAMVMDPAGQNVIAAGRFSQVNGDLTMRGAVALDKSTGAVDTSWALPQTVKNGYNTGASSGKAGIFGLAADSTAVFGTGWVYASADVGNLEGTFAAEAGTGQVRWISDCLGDHYGVYSTGKVVYTTSHTHACSTQGMHPEQNPRTHRYSEAYTADARGTLGNQPAAGSTYKNWAGTPAPSAYAWTPDWAVGVTTGMGQAGLSITGAGNMISIGGEFRSVNNGRFEGLVRFSTTPPAGAKDGPRVSGANWTATAQSFIPGRVRVSIPSNWDRDDLTLTYELRRTGTATPVATLTADATWWNRPTISLEDKTAPPGTQQEYTVVAKDGNGNAVSSQAVSATVTAGAASTYVDAVTADAPQLYYPLGDSRQDWAGANTPVFGSGVSTSTSGVANTATGASTFTGSSTGRVATTNKVAAPSEYSTEVWFKTNSTTGGKLIGYGSAASGDSTSYDRHLYMTNNGRLVFGTYDGSTRTIQNSTALNDNAWHHAVATQSSAGMKLYVDGTLVASDASGTTAENYLGYWRIGGDNLSSWPSAPSSKYFKGALDEAAVYPYALTSTQVQTHYGVGKGFEAPTASFTATATDLDVAFDASASAPAGSATITGYRWDFGDDSPAGTGATTSHTYTASGTYTAKLTVTDSNGLAATTEKPVVVQAANVLPTASFEVTGTGLSVSADASASTDSDGTISSYAWNWGDGTTSTGQVASHVYATAGTRTVTLTVTDNRGGTASTTRQAVTTHADPVATFTSTASGMTVNVSAAGSSASDGATLSYSWNWGDGTPAGSGATAGHTYGQAGAHDITLTVTDSLGGSASVTNSVTVQSQVFAASDSFGRVVSSGWGAADVGGTWAPMSGSAAIASVADGVGKLNLAPGDTREMLLQGTSLLDTSARINYTLSSGPSTGIAYEGLGARRSGSNGYRALAWHRADGSTWIVIQRNGTAIASTAVAGLTWTAGSTFNLAMETTGSTTTTIRAKLWAGGAAEPASWQLSTTDATAALQVAGAPTVYSYRSGTGTGSNLASFDDFTLKNLGAVAPDPEPEPEPEPTNVAPVAAFSATATALTASVDGTASTDSDGTIASYAWNFGDGSTGTGATSSRTYAAAGTYTVTLTVTDDKGATHTATKQVTVAAAPVDPDPEPEPEPAPLAGDEFDRTSGPGWGSAVVGGAWTIAGGSQAAATVADGQGKMALIAGDTRHATLNTTSITDAVLQTQFRVDQAPAAGGAYIGVIARQSAAGKYLVRAWLRPDGTIWLVAHRDGTVLLAQPVAGLAFTADTSYTLKVSVTGGSPTAISAKIWATGGTEPANWQLNTTDATPLQGAGSVGLSGNRSGNATAALGVSFDSFRVTAP; encoded by the coding sequence ATGGGGAACACAACAATCACGAAGCGGGCGCTGGGAGCGCTGGCTTCTGTCGTGACAGCAGCGTTGCTGGTCGCGGGGATGACGACGCTGGGGGCACAGGCGGCTTCGGCTGCCGACGTGTCACCGCCGCCGTTGCTGCAGCGTGACGAAAACGTCGTGACGTCGGATCCCATTCCGACGGTGCAGATCGACAACGGCTACGTCTGGTCGCAGACGACGATCGGCTCGACCGTGTACGCGGTGGGCAAATTCGACAATGCGCGCGCGCCACTGGCGGTGCCGGGGACGAGTCTGACGGCGCGGTCGAACGTGCTCGCATATGACATCAACACGGGCCAGCTGCTGTCGTTCGCCCCGCAGGTGAACGGCGTGATCAAGGCGGTCGCGGCCTCACCCGACGGCAGCCGCATCTACATCGGTGGGTCGTTCAACTCGGTCAACGGGCAGGCGCGCTGGAACTTCGCGGCGCTCGACGCGGTGACCGGCCAGCTGGTTCCCGGCTTCAATCCGTCGATCGGCGGAAGCGGCGTCTACGCGATGGCCACGTCCGGGTCGAGTGTGTACGTCGGAGGCTTGTTCACGCAGGGCAACGGCACGGCGCGCAAGAACCTCGCGGCGTTCAACGCTGCCAATGGTGCACTGCTGGGCTGGGCGCCGCAGACCGACCTGCAGGTCGATGCGATGGTCATGGACCCCGCAGGGCAGAACGTCATCGCCGCCGGCCGCTTCTCTCAGGTCAACGGCGACCTGACGATGCGCGGCGCTGTCGCCCTCGACAAGTCGACCGGCGCTGTGGACACTTCCTGGGCGCTTCCGCAGACCGTCAAGAACGGCTACAACACCGGCGCGAGTTCGGGCAAGGCCGGTATCTTCGGGCTGGCGGCCGACTCCACCGCCGTATTCGGGACCGGCTGGGTCTACGCCAGCGCCGACGTCGGCAACCTGGAAGGTACTTTTGCGGCTGAGGCCGGGACCGGCCAGGTGCGTTGGATCTCGGACTGCCTCGGCGACCACTACGGCGTCTACTCCACGGGCAAGGTCGTCTACACGACGAGCCACACTCACGCCTGCAGCACGCAGGGCATGCACCCGGAGCAGAACCCGCGCACTCATCGCTACTCCGAGGCGTACACGGCGGATGCCCGCGGAACGCTGGGCAATCAGCCCGCGGCAGGCAGCACCTACAAGAACTGGGCCGGCACTCCGGCGCCGTCCGCATACGCCTGGACCCCCGACTGGGCGGTCGGCGTGACGACGGGCATGGGGCAGGCCGGCCTCTCCATTACCGGTGCCGGCAACATGATCTCGATCGGCGGAGAGTTCCGCTCGGTCAACAACGGCCGTTTCGAGGGCCTCGTGCGCTTCTCGACGACGCCGCCGGCCGGGGCGAAGGACGGTCCGCGTGTCTCCGGAGCGAACTGGACCGCCACGGCGCAGTCCTTCATCCCCGGGCGCGTGCGCGTCTCGATCCCCTCGAACTGGGATCGCGACGATCTGACGCTCACGTACGAGCTGCGGCGCACGGGCACCGCGACGCCGGTCGCCACGCTGACGGCCGACGCGACCTGGTGGAACCGCCCCACGATCAGCCTCGAAGACAAGACGGCGCCTCCCGGAACACAGCAGGAGTACACCGTCGTCGCGAAGGACGGCAACGGGAACGCGGTGAGCAGCCAGGCCGTCAGTGCGACGGTGACGGCAGGAGCTGCCTCCACGTACGTGGACGCCGTGACGGCCGACGCGCCGCAGCTCTACTACCCCCTGGGAGACTCCAGGCAGGATTGGGCCGGTGCGAACACGCCCGTCTTCGGCTCGGGCGTCTCGACATCCACGTCCGGCGTTGCGAACACCGCGACGGGAGCATCGACGTTCACCGGTTCCTCCACCGGACGCGTCGCGACGACGAACAAGGTCGCCGCACCCTCCGAGTACTCGACCGAGGTGTGGTTCAAGACCAACTCCACCACCGGTGGAAAGCTGATCGGCTATGGGAGCGCCGCCTCCGGCGACTCCACCAGCTACGACCGTCACCTCTATATGACCAACAACGGTCGGCTCGTCTTCGGCACCTATGACGGGAGCACTCGGACGATCCAGAACAGCACCGCCTTGAACGACAACGCCTGGCACCATGCCGTGGCGACGCAGAGCTCTGCGGGGATGAAGCTGTACGTCGACGGCACGCTCGTCGCATCCGACGCCTCCGGCACCACCGCGGAGAACTACCTCGGATACTGGCGCATCGGCGGGGACAACCTCAGCAGCTGGCCTTCGGCGCCGAGCTCCAAGTACTTCAAGGGAGCCCTCGATGAGGCCGCTGTCTACCCGTACGCGCTGACGTCGACCCAGGTGCAGACGCACTACGGCGTCGGCAAGGGCTTCGAGGCGCCGACCGCCTCCTTCACGGCGACCGCGACGGACCTCGACGTGGCCTTCGACGCCAGCGCGTCCGCTCCGGCGGGCTCTGCGACGATCACCGGCTACCGGTGGGACTTCGGCGACGATTCTCCGGCGGGCACGGGCGCGACGACTTCGCACACCTACACGGCCTCCGGAACGTACACGGCGAAGCTCACGGTCACCGACAGCAACGGGCTGGCCGCGACGACGGAGAAGCCGGTCGTGGTCCAGGCGGCGAACGTGTTGCCGACAGCGTCCTTCGAGGTCACCGGAACGGGACTCTCGGTCTCGGCCGATGCGTCCGCATCCACCGATTCCGATGGCACCATCTCCTCGTACGCATGGAACTGGGGTGACGGAACGACGTCGACCGGCCAGGTCGCCAGCCACGTGTACGCCACGGCGGGAACGCGCACGGTGACCCTGACGGTCACGGACAACCGCGGCGGCACCGCGTCGACCACGCGTCAAGCGGTCACCACTCACGCAGATCCGGTCGCGACGTTCACGTCGACGGCTTCGGGCATGACCGTGAACGTCTCGGCGGCCGGGTCGAGTGCCTCCGACGGGGCGACGCTGTCCTACTCCTGGAACTGGGGCGACGGTACTCCCGCCGGTTCGGGAGCCACCGCCGGTCACACCTACGGCCAGGCGGGTGCACACGACATCACCCTGACGGTGACCGACAGCCTCGGCGGGTCGGCGAGCGTCACGAATTCCGTGACGGTGCAGTCTCAGGTCTTCGCGGCATCCGATTCGTTCGGTCGCGTGGTCTCGAGCGGTTGGGGTGCAGCTGACGTCGGTGGCACGTGGGCACCCATGAGCGGTTCTGCCGCCATCGCCTCCGTCGCAGACGGAGTGGGCAAGCTCAATCTCGCACCCGGGGATACCCGCGAGATGCTTCTGCAGGGCACGTCTCTGCTCGACACCTCGGCACGGATCAACTACACGCTGTCCTCGGGGCCGTCGACGGGCATCGCCTATGAAGGGCTCGGTGCGCGTCGGTCCGGTTCCAACGGCTATCGTGCACTTGCATGGCACCGCGCCGATGGCAGCACGTGGATCGTGATCCAGCGCAACGGCACGGCGATCGCCAGCACCGCTGTCGCGGGTCTCACCTGGACAGCGGGCAGCACGTTCAACCTGGCGATGGAGACGACCGGTTCCACGACTACCACCATCCGCGCCAAGCTGTGGGCAGGCGGAGCCGCAGAACCCGCCAGCTGGCAGCTGTCGACGACGGACGCGACGGCGGCCCTCCAGGTCGCGGGAGCACCCACCGTGTACTCGTACCGTTCCGGTACGGGAACCGGGAGCAACCTCGCCAGCTTCGACGACTTCACGCTGAAGAACCTCGGCGCCGTGGCGCCGGATCCGGAGCCGGAGCCCGAGCCCGAGCCCACCAACGTCGCACCGGTGGCCGCTTTCTCGGCGACCGCGACGGCGTTGACGGCCAGCGTAGACGGCACCGCGTCGACGGATTCGGATGGCACCATCGCCTCCTACGCCTGGAACTTCGGCGACGGCTCCACGGGCACGGGTGCGACCAGCTCCCGAACCTACGCCGCGGCCGGAACCTACACCGTGACGCTCACCGTGACCGACGACAAGGGGGCGACGCACACCGCGACCAAGCAGGTCACGGTGGCTGCGGCTCCTGTCGATCCGGATCCGGAGCCCGAGCCCGAGCCCGCCCCGCTGGCCGGCGACGAGTTCGACCGGACCTCCGGTCCCGGCTGGGGCAGCGCGGTCGTGGGCGGCGCCTGGACGATCGCCGGCGGCTCGCAGGCAGCGGCTACCGTGGCGGACGGCCAGGGCAAGATGGCCCTGATCGCCGGGGATACCCGCCACGCGACGCTCAACACGACCTCGATCACCGACGCCGTCCTGCAGACGCAGTTCCGCGTCGATCAGGCCCCGGCAGCGGGCGGCGCCTACATCGGAGTCATCGCGCGTCAGTCGGCCGCAGGTAAGTACCTGGTCCGTGCGTGGCTGCGTCCTGACGGAACCATCTGGCTCGTGGCTCACCGCGATGGCACCGTGCTGCTCGCGCAGCCCGTAGCGGGGCTCGCCTTCACGGCGGACACCTCCTACACGCTGAAGGTCTCTGTCACCGGTGGGTCGCCGACCGCGATCTCGGCGAAGATCTGGGCGACGGGCGGCACAGAGCCGGCGAACTGGCAGCTCAACACGACGGATGCGACGCCGTTGCAGGGGGCGGGATCGGTCGGGCTGAGCGGCAACCGCTCGGGGAACGCGACCGCGGCACTCGGTGTCTCCTTCGACTCGTTCCGGGTGACCGCCCCGTAG
- a CDS encoding DUF4352 domain-containing protein — MFIAPLVVLALVTAGCTAAPDASEEPTPEGTSTTDWTPPAEDEAAGPTEAPSLTVQSGALDEPIALSTDMVVTIDKISTMTVEPETPGEYAGPAVVVDVSVSNDSKRAQSIESAVVSLTTDDGDIGVATTAGPNKPLTGDLAAGAEATGTYVFMLDPTKGRSVKISVNYAAGEPVATFAGTLS; from the coding sequence ATGTTCATCGCGCCTCTGGTGGTGCTCGCACTCGTGACGGCAGGCTGCACGGCAGCCCCCGACGCCTCCGAGGAGCCGACGCCCGAGGGCACCAGCACCACCGACTGGACGCCGCCCGCCGAGGATGAGGCCGCAGGGCCCACCGAGGCGCCGTCGCTGACGGTGCAGAGCGGAGCGCTCGACGAGCCGATCGCCCTGTCGACCGACATGGTCGTCACGATCGACAAGATCTCGACCATGACCGTCGAGCCGGAGACGCCGGGAGAATACGCCGGTCCGGCCGTGGTGGTCGACGTCTCCGTGTCCAATGACTCGAAGCGGGCGCAGAGCATCGAATCCGCGGTCGTCAGTCTGACGACGGACGACGGAGACATCGGCGTGGCCACGACCGCGGGGCCGAACAAGCCGCTGACGGGCGATCTGGCCGCGGGCGCCGAGGCCACCGGAACCTACGTCTTCATGCTCGATCCGACGAAGGGGCGCTCGGTCAAGATCAGCGTCAACTACGCCGCGGGCGAGCCGGTGGCCACATTCGCCGGCACGCTGTCCTGA